CACTGCGGGAAGGCATCGCGGGTCCCCGTGTGCACGGTCACTTCGGCGCCGAGCGCTTCGAGATGGTCGACGCGGTTGTACAGGTCGAGAGTCCACGGACCATCCGCTTCGTGCCGGACCAGCCGGCTGATCGACGCATTGAGCAGGGGTGTGGTGCTGGCCAGTTCCAGCACCTGAGCCTCGGTGAGGTGCTCGCAGATGTACCGGATCAGGGTGAGCACGGCATCGTGGGAGACGATCAGCACCCGCCGACCGGACTCGAGCCGGTCAAGGTCGATCAACATGGACCGCAGCCGGAGCACAACGTCGGCCCATGATTCACCGCCAGGCGGACGATAGTAGAACTTCCCGAGTCGGCGCCTGCGCGCGGCTTCGACGGGCAGTCGTGCCTCGACACCCACGGTGGTCAGGGCGTCAATGATGCCGAGCTCCCGGTCGCGGAGTCTCTCATCCACGCGCACCGGCAGTTGTGCCCGCTGGCCGGCGGCGAGCAGCCGCGCCGTATCCGCGGCCCGCAGATACGGTGAGCACCAGATCGAGTCGGGGAACTGGTCGTCGTCCAGGCCCTGCAACCACCGGCCGACTGCGGCGGCCTGGTCGGCGCCGATCTGGCTGAGCGGCACGTCGGCGTCCCTCAGGGGAACGTCGATCTCTTCGGCGCGCGCCAACTCGGCAGCGGAGGCCGCGACATTCGCGGTGCTCTCACCGTGGCGGATCAAGGTCAAGGCAATAGCTCCCACCCGACCGACCGTACGCCCGCGCCTCATCCCCGCCAAACGACGCCCGTGCCACGGGTGACCCTTCCCCGGTCACGTCCGGCTCGCGTAGCCTGACCGCATGGCCAGCGACGCGGTGATGCTCCCGGTGGGCGAGCGGGAAGTCCGGATCTCAAGCCCGAACCGCGTGTTGTGGCCAGAGCTCGGGTTGACCAAGCTCGACCTGGCCCGCTACCTGGTCGAGGTGGGTGACGCCTTCGTCGCAGCCAACGGCGACCGACCGTTGTCGCTGCAACGGTTCCCCGAGGGAGTCGATGGTGAGCAGTTCTTCTCGAAGAACCCGCCGAAGGGTGCGCCGGACTTCATCCGATCGGTGAAGGTGGTCTATCCCAGCGCCCGCTCGCACCCGCAGCTGGTGATCGACGAGCCCGCCGCAGCAGTGTGGGCGGTGCAGATGAACACGATCGTGTTCCACCCGTGGCCCTCGCGCGCCGAGACATCCGATTACCCCGACCAGTTCCGGGTCGATCTGGACCCGCAACCGGGCACCGACTTCGACGACGCCATTCCCGCAGCGCTGGAACTGAGGAAGGTGCTGCAGGAGGCGGGCCTGGAGCCGTTCATCAAGACTTCCGGCAACCGTGGACTACACGTGTTCGCTCCGATCGACGCGACGCATGAGTTCCTGGATGTCCGGCACGCCGTGATCGCGGCGGCCCGCGAGCTGGAGCGACGGATGCCGGACAAGGTGACCACCGCATGGTGGAAGGAGGAACGCGGCGAGCGCGTCTTCGTCGACTTCAACCAGGCGAACCGTGACCGCACCATGGCGGGCGCCTACAGCCCGCGAGCATTGCCGCACGCGCCGGTGTCCTGTCCGATCGAGTGGGACGAACTGGAGAGCACCGATCCCAGGCAGTTCACCATCCTCACCGTCCCCGAGCGGCTCCGGACCAGCGGCGACCCGTGGGCCGAGTTCGGGGCAACGCCGGGCAGCATCGACACGCTGCTCGGCTGGTGGGAGCGCGACCTCGCCGACGGACTCGGGGAACTGCCGTTCCCGCCGGACTACCCGAAGATGCCGGGCGAACCACCCCGCGTGCAGCCGAGTCGGGCCAAAAAACCGGACTGAGGCCCGCCCTCACACCGACCTTGCAGGCGTC
The Diaminobutyricimonas sp. LJ205 genome window above contains:
- the ligD gene encoding non-homologous end-joining DNA ligase, with amino-acid sequence MASDAVMLPVGEREVRISSPNRVLWPELGLTKLDLARYLVEVGDAFVAANGDRPLSLQRFPEGVDGEQFFSKNPPKGAPDFIRSVKVVYPSARSHPQLVIDEPAAAVWAVQMNTIVFHPWPSRAETSDYPDQFRVDLDPQPGTDFDDAIPAALELRKVLQEAGLEPFIKTSGNRGLHVFAPIDATHEFLDVRHAVIAAARELERRMPDKVTTAWWKEERGERVFVDFNQANRDRTMAGAYSPRALPHAPVSCPIEWDELESTDPRQFTILTVPERLRTSGDPWAEFGATPGSIDTLLGWWERDLADGLGELPFPPDYPKMPGEPPRVQPSRAKKPD
- a CDS encoding histidine phosphatase family protein, with amino-acid sequence MTLIRHGESTANVAASAAELARAEEIDVPLRDADVPLSQIGADQAAAVGRWLQGLDDDQFPDSIWCSPYLRAADTARLLAAGQRAQLPVRVDERLRDRELGIIDALTTVGVEARLPVEAARRRRLGKFYYRPPGGESWADVVLRLRSMLIDLDRLESGRRVLIVSHDAVLTLIRYICEHLTEAQVLELASTTPLLNASISRLVRHEADGPWTLDLYNRVDHLEALGAEVTVHTGTRDAFPQ